The Actinomadura graeca nucleotide sequence CCGCTCCCTCGCACAGGCGGGCGACCGCGCTCGTTCCCTGGACCGGCTGGAGCGCGTGGCCAGCGTCCTTCAGGACTCCATGCATTCCCGTGACCCCGCGTGGTCCTGGTGGCTGGACGCCTCCGAGCTGGCCGTTCAACGCGGCTTGGTCTACGCCGAGCTCGGCGACCACAAGGCGGCGATGCCCTATTTCGACGAGGCCGCCCATGGACGCCTGCGCCAAGACCCGTACAGCCCACGCAGTCAGGCCGGGCCGGTGACCGCGCACGGTCAGCAGTGGGGACGAGCCGCGTACAACGACCTTGTCCACCTGTTCGTCGCATTGACGAAGGCAAGCGCTTGGATGGACGCCGAGGCGGTGGCCACAACGGTCACCGACTTCACACGCGAGGTCGTGTCCGCCCAGACCGAAGTGACACTCCACGTCGCCGTGCGGACCGTTCTGCGCCCGCGAGGTGGATCGGACAGACCGTCCTCGACACTGGCTGACCTCGCCAAGGAGATCGCGGAGGCTCGGGGGTGGAGCATCGGCGGCGCTGGCGTAGATCCATGGGCAGGATGAGAGTACCGGCTTGACTGGCAGGAGGTGCGTGGCGACATGTCCGCCGCGAAGGTGATCGTCGGTGCCCGCCTGCGGGCCGTGCGAGAGGCCCCGCCCTACTGGTCTCGCTCGGAGATGGCACGACGCCTGCGCGCCGCCGCCGACCCACGCGAACGAGACGACTTACTCGTCTCTCTTTCGCTGGACGGTGCTCGCGTTCCCGACGGTCTGGGTGGGGAGATCGCGGCCCGGTAGTCCCGGCAGGGGGCAGTCGTCAGCGACCTCCACCAGCGTCAGGTATGTGGGAGGAGGGCTTGGAGGGCTGCCCGGGTGTCGGTGAGGTCGGGGAGGACCACCTCGGCGCCGGAGAGTCTCAGGTCGGCGGCGGACGTGGCGCCGGTGGCGACGGCCACGACGCGGGCGCCGCCCTCGTGGCCTGCGCGGACGTCGTGCGGGGTGTCGCCGATGAGAACGGTGGCGGCCGCGTCGAACTCCTCGCCGTACTTGTGCGCGGCGCGCTGCTGGGCGAGCTTGACGAGGGGCGGGCGTTCGGTGCCGTCCAGCCCGTAGGCGCCGGCGTCGAAGTCGACGAGGGTGGCCAGGTCCAGCGCCGCCAGCTTGCACTCGGCGATCGGGCGCATGTTGCCGGTCAGGACGGACTGGACCACGTCCGGACGGTCCGCCAGCACCTCCAGGAGGGCGCGGGCGCCCGGCAGGACGCGGCCCCGGGTCGTGATCTCCGCCTGGCGGGCGGTGAACGCGTCGGCCAGCGCCCCCGTGAAGGACTCCATGATGCGGGGCGTGGGGTCGACGCCGTGGTGCCGGAGGGTGTCGGCGGTGATGGCGAGGTCGGTGCGGCCCGCCATGGGGGCGACCAGGTCGGGCGGGCGGCCGATGAGGCGGGTGAACACGGCCGCGTAGATCTCGGCGCTCACGCCGCCGGCGTTGATGAGCGTGTGGTCGATGTCCCAGAGGACGAGGGTGCGCACGGGGGCATGGTAGGCCGGACGCGGCGGCGCGCCGCGGGCCTCCCGCCCGCGGCGCGCCTGGGCGTCAGCCGCGTCCGGGGGTGACCTCGCGGATCACCTTCGAGGACCAGGGGCACCAGACGAGGCCGGGCAGGAACGCCCCGCCGGCCTCGTCCAGGTGCTCCTCGACGTAGCTGGTCGTGGCGTCGCAGACCTCGATCGCCACCTGGAAGAAGTCGATGGTGTCCGGATTGAGGTGGAAGCTCCATCCGGGGTTGTAGGGCGCGGGGGTCTTGAGGATGCGGCCGACGACGTGGACCCGTTCCTTCTCGGTGCCGTTGACGATGCCGCGGGCGTGCTCGATCTTCGCGGGGTCGGTGAGCTTGATGACGGACCGGTCCTGGTAGGTGGTGACCTCGAAGTAGGCGGCCGCCTCTTCGGCGTGTGCGGCGGGGGACAGGGTGAGGGCGAGGGCGGCGGAGGCCGTCACGGCACCGAGCTTCGACGCGAAACTTCGCATGGGTGCTCCCAGATGCGGAGGGGATTTGACGTGACTCAAAGTAAAGAAGTGAACACTGTAAGTCTGCATCCGGGTGGAGCACGTTGGCCTTACTGCGCGGTCATGTGAGAGTGGGCTTGCCGCGGGACGGGGTTTTCCGGTGGGACGAGAGCCCGCCAGGAGCCGCCATGAGCGTTTCTGTATCTGTTCACCTAGGCGTGGAATGCTGGCCACCAGGGTGTGCTCACCGCCGTCCGACCCCCTTGGAGGAGCAGATCGTGGCCGTCAAGCATGTGGAGATCGAACATAAGTACGACGCCGTCGCCGAGTTCGTCCTGCCGGATCTGGACGGGCTGCCCGGGGTGGCGTCCGTGAGCGAGCCGGTGACGCACGAGCTGCACGCGAGCTACTTCGACACGCGGGATCTGCGGCTGGCCGCGCACGGGATCACACTGCGGCGGCGGAGGGGCGGGTCGGACGCGGGGTGGCATCTGAAGATGCCGCTGGGGCCGGACAGCAAGCAGGAGCTGCATGCGCCGCTGGGACGGCCCCGGATCGTCCCCCCGCGGCTGGCGGCGCTGGTGGCGGCGTACACGCGGGGCGCGGCGCTCGACCCGGTGGCGACGCTGGACACCGAGCGGACGGTGGTGCGGCTGCTGGACGAGGACGGCGGCGTCCTGGCCGAGGTCGCCGACGACCTGGTGACGGGGCGGGACGTCCGGGTGCCGGACGCCGTCGCGGCGGAGGCGGCGACGGCCGACGCGGTGGTCCTCGCCGTGGCCGCCGTGACCGAGCAGTGGCGGGAGATCGAGGTCGAGCTCGGCGACGGCACGCACGAGCTGCTGAAGGCCGTCGGGAAGCGGCTGCGGCGGGCGGGGGCGAAGCGGGCGAAGTCGTCGTCCAAGCTCGGGCGGCTGCTGGACGGGGCGATCGTCCCGTCTGAGGCGAAGGCGGCCAGGGCGGCGACGCGGGCGCGGCTGGTGGCGGCGACCCAGAACGGCAAGGCGCCCGTGGTGACGACGGCGGAGACCGTGATGGCCTACCTCGCCGCGCAGGTCGAGGCGGTCGTCGAGTACGACCCGAAGGCGCGGATGGGGGAGCACGACGCCGTCCACCGGATGCGGATCGCGGTGCGGAGGATCCGCAGCACGCTCAAGAGCTACCGGACCGTCCTGGACGTGGACGGCACGCTCGGCGAGGAGCTGAAGTGGCTCGCGGCGGCGCTGGGCGAGGTCCGCGACCTGGAGGTGCTGCGGATGCGCTTCGAGGAGAAGCTGGACGGCGCGGCGTCCGCGTGGATGGAGGATCTCGCGCGGCAGGAGCGCGCCGCCTACCGCAGGCTGAACATCGCCCTGAAGGACGCCCGGTACTTCTCGCTGCTGGACAGGCTGGAATCGCTGATCGCGGAGCCGCCGCTGGGGAAGGCCGCCGAGAAGAAGGCACGGAAGGAACTGCCGGTCCTCGTGACCAAGGCATGGGACCGGATGGCCAAGCAGTACGCGACCATCGCGGTGGCAGAGGACCCCGACATCGCGCGCCACGACACCCGGAAGGCCGCCAAGCGCGCGCGGTACGCCGCCGAGGTGGCCGTGCCCGTGCTAGGGGTGGCCGCGCGCAGGGTCGCCAAGGACGCCAAGCGGATCCAGGAGGTCCTCGGCGAATACCAGGACGGGATCATCGCGATGGAGCACCTCCAGACGGCCGGGACGCGCCCGCGCGTGGCCGCCTCCGACGCGTTCACCCTGGGTGTGCTCTATGGCAAGGAGCAGTGCGCGGCGGAGGCGGCGCGCGACCGGCTGGACGTCACCTGGTCGCAGACGCTCGGGCCGTCTTTCTGACCGGGCCGTGACGTTCCAGGGCGGCGACGGCCGAGGTGTCCATGTGGGCGACCCAGAACTCGCCCTTGCGCAGGCCGGGGTCGTCCGGGACCGTCTCCCCCATCTCCTTGCACAGTCCCGTGACGAGGTCGGAGACGACCTCGCCGTGCGTGCACACGACGGTCGGCGTCCCGTCCGCGACGAGGTCGAGGGCGCGTTCCATGGCACGGTCCGCGCCGGTCTCGCCGAGGGTGAACGCGGCGTCGGTCACGACCGGTGAGCGCAGCAGCCGCGCATACGGCAGGACGGTCTCCAGGCAGCGGGCCGTCGCCGAGCTGATCAGCCTGGCCGGGCCATAGGAATGCAGGAGCCCGGCCAGGGCGGACGCCTCCGAGCGGCCCCGCTCGTCCAGGGGACGCAGCTCGTCGGGCTCGCGCCACTGCCGTTTCTCACCGGCCTCGGCGTGCCTCAGGATCACCAGGGGCCAGGTGCGCAGCGGCCCGCGCAGGAACTCCTGGAGGAGCTCCGCGTCGCGCTCGTAGGTGAGACGGGCCCCCGCCTCCCCGGCGGGGAGCCAGACGAGCCGGTCCACCTCGTCGTTGGGGGCGAACCCGGCCTCGGCGACGGGCCGCGCGGACCAGTAGTCGACGCGCTTGTCGCGCCCGCCGACCTGGTAGCCGCTGGTGGACAGGCGGCGGCCGAGGCGGGCCACGAGCCCGGTCTCCTCCTCGATCTCGCGGACGGCGGCGCGCAGCACGTGCTCGCCCTTGTCGACCTTGCCCTTGGGGAAGGACCAGTCGTCGTACCGGGGACGGTGGATCAGCCCCACTTCGGGGCCGTCCCGCCAGAGGACGGCCCCCGCGGCGTGGATCGTGTCAGCCATCGACCGTCCTCCACCGCCGGCTCCGGACCAGGTGGCTCTGGATGTCCAGGAGGGTCTCGCCGGGTGGCGGCTTGCCGCGCGTCCAGGTGCCGTCTCCGGCGAGCGTCCAGGCGTGGGTGCCCTCGTCCATGGCGGTGTCGAGGAGGGTGAGCAGCTCGCGCCGCTGGGCCCGGTCGCGGACCGCGACGAGCGCCTCGACGCGGCGGTCGAGGTTGCGGTGCATCAGGTCGGCGCTGCCGATCCACACTTCGGGCTCGCCGCCGTTCTCGAACGCGAACACCCGCGAGTGCTCCAGGAACCGGCCGAGGACGCTGCGCACCCGGATGGTGTCCGACAGGCCGGGCACGCCGGGACGGAGCGCGCAGATGCCGCGCACCCAGACGTCCACCGGCACACCGGCCTGCGACGCCCGGTAGAGCGCGTCGATCACGATCTCGTCCACCAGCGAGTTGCACTTGATCCGGATCCGCGCGGAGTGCCCGGCGCGGTGGTTGTCGATCTCGTGGTCGATCCGCTGGACGAGCCCGGACCGCAGGCTGTGCGGCGCGACGAGCAGCCGGTGGTAGGAGCTCTGCCGCGAGTAGCCGGTGAGGTGGTTGAACAGGGCGCTGACGTCCTCGCCGACCTCGGGGTCGGCGGTGAGCAGGCCGAAGTCCTCGTAGAGCCGCGCGGTCTTCGGATGGTAGTTGCCGGTGCCGATGTGGCAGTAGCGGCGCAGGGTGCCGTCCGCGTCCTGGCGGACGATCAGCGCGAGCTTGCAGTGCGTCTTCAGCCCGACGAACCCGTAGACGACGTGGCAGCCGGCGGTCTCCAGCTTGCGGGCCCACGCGATGTTGGCGCGCTCGTCGAAGCGCGCCTTCAGCTCGACGACCACGACGACCTGCTTGCCGGCCTCGGCGGCGCTCATCAGCGCGTCGACGATCGGGGAGTCGCCGCTCGTCCGGTAGAGGGTCTGCTTGATCGCCAGGACGCGCTTGTCTGCGGCGGCGTCCTCGATCAGCCGCTGGACGGTCGTGGTGAACGAGTCGTAGGGGTGGTGGACGAGCACGTCCCGCTCACGGATGGCGGTGAAGATGCTCGCATCCTCCGGCAGGGCCTCCTTGGAGGGGACGAAAGGGGGGTACTTCAGTTCCGGGCGGTCCAGGTCCGCGATGGCCGCGAGGCCGCCGAGGTCGAGGGGGCCGCCGACGCGGTAGATCTGGCCCTCGTCCACCATCAGCTCGTCGGTGAGCAGCTCCAGCACGCCCTCGGAGATCGACTCCTCGACCTCCAGCCGGACGACGGGCCCGAACCGGCGGCGCAGCAGCTCGCGCTCCAGCGCCTGGAGCAGCCCTTCGCTGATGTCGTCGTCGATCTCCAGGTCCTGGTTGCGGGTGACGCGGAACGCGTGGTGCTCGACGACCTCCATCCCGACGAACAGCTGGCCGAGATGCGCGGCGATCACGTCCTCCAGCGGGGTGAACCGGTCGGGGGACGCCTCGATGAAGCGCGGCAGCAGCGGCGGCACCTTGACCCGCGCGAACATCGTCGCGTCCGTCTCCGGGTCACGGACGATCACCGCGAGGTTGAGCGACAGCCCCGAGATGTAGGGGAAGGGGTGCGCGGAGTCGACGACCAGCGGGGTGAGCACGGGGTAGATTCGGTCGCGGAACAGCCGCCGCAGCCGCTCCTGCTCGGTCTCGGCCAGCTCGTCCCAGCGCAGGATGTCGATGCCCTCCTTGCCGAGGGCGGGACGGATCTCGTTGCGGAACGCGGCGGCGTGCCGCAGCATCAGCTCGTGCGCGACGCCCGCGGTGCGCTCCAGCACCTCGCGCGGCTGCCGGCCGCTCGCGGACTGGACGGCGAGCCCGGTCGCCATGCGGCGGGCGAGCCCGGCGACCCGCACCATGAAGAACTCGTCCAGGTTGCTCGAGAAGATCGAGAGGAACCGGACGCGTTCCAGCAGCGGCAGCGCCGGGTCCTCGGCGAGCTCCAGGACGCGCTGGTTGAACCTGAGCCAGCTCTCCTCCCGGTCAAGGAAGCGGTCGTCGGGCAGCACCTCATCGTTACGAGGGAGATGTCCTGGATTGACTGTCATGTCCGTAATTTTTCCCGAGCAAAGTGAACGGCAGTCGAACGTAGCGGTCTCGCCGAAGGATCAGATACGCCGATCATGCCCGCGGTTCCGCCTGATCACTCGGTGATCCGGAACCTGGATCGCCGCCACTACGCTCCGGACGATCCGATGACCGTAGGGTGACGGATGCGAGCGAAACGTCCGAAGCCGGTCGCGGGGTCCCTGGGACAGGGGTGGCGGGAGAGGGCGCGAGAGGGAAAGCCGAGGTGGGCGTGGCCCCTGATGGCCACGGCCGTGCGCTGGGTCACCGCGAAGGAGTACCGACCTGGCCACCAGGAGACCTTCACGTGGGCACCCGACGTAGGTAGAACGAGAAAGGTGACCCCTCACGAGCCTACGCAGCCGCCCCTGACCACGGTGCTCTGGCCGCGGTGCACGGCCGTCTACGGATGCACCGGCCGCGCCGTCGCGGAGTTCGGGGGCTGCCCGGCGCACCTCTCCCCCGGGGATTTCGATCTGTTCGCCGAGGGCATCCGTCCCGGCGCGGATCTGGACCTGCGGGGCGTCACCGTCCCGGCCTGGCTGCTGGACGCCTTACTCGACGCCCTGACCGGCCCGGACGGACGGCCCCACATCGGGCGGACGCGCTTCGACGGCGCCGTCCTCCCGTCCCATGCCGTTCTGCACGGTGCCTGTGTCGAGGGCGACAGCTCGTTCGACGGCGCGTGCTTCCTGGGCGGCGCCTCCTTCTACGACGCGCGCTTCTTCGGCAACGTCTCGTTCCGGGGCGCGCGCTTCGGCGGCAACGTGTCGTTCCATGCCGCGCGGTTCCACCGGCACGCCTCCTTCGAGGAGGCCGTGTTCGCCGGAGACGCGCTGTTCGGCGAGGCGGGCTGGCACGCCGACGCCTCCTTCCGCAACGCCGTGTTCATCGGCGCGGCCTGCTTCGACCGCGCGCTCTTCGGCCGGGACGCGGCGATGCAGGCGGCGTGCTTCGGCGGCGCCGTCTCCTTCAAACGCGTCCAGGTGACGCGCCATGCCCATTTCGAACGTGCCAGGTTCCGGCGGGGACTGTGGCTCGGCCCGCTGGTCGCCGGCGGGCGGATCGGCCTCGCGGACGCCTGCGCGCACGCCGGGCTGCGCGTCCACGCGACGGCACGGCAGGTGTCGGCCCGGGGCGTGACGGTGCGCGGCGCGGCGGAGTTCCGGCTCCGGCACGCCGACCTCGACCTGGAACGGGCCGACGTCGGCGAGACGATCACGGTCCGGTCACTGCCCCAGCCGATCGCGGGGCTGCCCGAACCCGCCTGGACCGGTCCATCGGCGATCCGGCTGCGGTCGCTGCGGGAGGTCGCCTCGGGCGGGCTGCACCTGTCGGACGTGGACCTCAGGGACTGCGCCTTCCTCGGGCTCCGGCGCCCCGATCTGCTGCGGATCTCCGGCGACTGCCTCTTCGCGACCCTGCCCGTCCGGCGGCCCTGGTGGTCTCTCTCCACCACCCCGGACGGCGGCGCCGCGCAGCGGGCCCCCACAGAGCGGGCCGCGTACATGCGCGTCGGCCCGACACGCATCGGGCTGCGGTGGCGCAGGCACGGCCGGGCCGTCCTCGCCGAGGACCTCGCCCGGCGCTCCGGCGACAGGACGGACCGCGGCTCCGACCGGCTGGATGCCCTCTACCGCGAGCTGGCACGTGCCACCGCCGGATGCGGCCGCCACGCCCTGGCACGGGACTTCCGCTACAACGCCTTCGAGATGCGCCGCCACGGCGAGCCCGACCAGTGGAGACGCTGGGCACTGCACATCCTCTGGCTGACCAGCGGATACGGGCTGCGCGCGGGGCGCATCATGGCCTGGATCGCGGTGCTCGTCGCGCTCGTCTGCTGCGGCGCCACCTACCTGCGGCACGGCGACCACCAGAGCCCGGTGCGCCCGCCCCACCGGCAGCCGACCGCCTCGCCCCGGCGGCCGCTTCCGACCGTCATCGCGAAGCCCGCATTAACCGGACGCCACGTCACGCCGCCCTCTTGATTGAGGACGGCGTGATCGTTACCCATCACCTTCTAAAGGGGCGGCGCAAGGGACGGGGCAAGGGACCGCGCCCCGGTTTTGTCAGACCTTTGGGTAATGATTCTTGTTATGAGCAGAGACACCCATCCGGGGGTGCAGTGCCCGCACTGCCAATCGCATCTCGCGCTCGTCCCCGTCCCCCCGGGCGCCGCGCCCGCGAACGCCGTGCCCGCTGGCGCCCAGGGGCCCGCGCCCCCCGTCGTCCTGATGAAGGAGGAATGGTCGCCGCCGCCGGTCGCGGAGGTTCTCGCGGTTTACGCGGGCCGCGTCAAGGACACCGCCACGGCAATGCGCGGCGCGGCCCGGGTCAGGGAAAGCCTGAACCGGGCCAGGTCCGCCGCCGCGCAGCGCAAGGCCGCCCAGAAAGCCGCCCGGCAGACCCCGAAAAGCGCCTGATCACGACCCGATCACGCCCCGGGTGAGGGCGCGGGTGAGGGCGTCGTGGCCGACCGCGGACGAAGCCCGTCACGTCCGGCCAGGCCACAGAGCACTGGCTCCACAGCGGTCGAACAGAGGCTCAGAGGACCACCGACCGTGCCCCGGGCCGCATACGCTCACGGGTGTGGACAGACGCATCTTCGGGCTTGAGAACGAGTACGGCGTCACCTGCACCTTCCGTGGCCAGCGGCGGCTGTCACCTGATGAGGTGGCGCGCTACCTGTTCCGGCGGGTGGTGTCGTGGGGCCGTAGCAGCAACGTGTTCCTGCGCAACGGCGCGCGGCTCTACCTGGACGTGGGCAGCCACCCCGAGTACTCCACGCCCGAATGCGACAGCGTCATCGACCTGGTGACACACGACAAGGCGGGCGAGCGGATCCTGGAGGGCCTGCTGGTCGACGCCGAGCAGCGGCTCCGCGAAGAGGGCATCGCCGGCGACATCCACCTGTTCAAGAACAACACCGACTCGGCCGACAACTCCTACGGCTGTCACGAGAACTACTGCGTCAGCCGCCAGGGCGAGTTCGGCCGCCTCGCGGACGTCCTGATCCCCTACCTGGTCTCCCGGCAGATCGTCTGCGGCGCCGGCAAGGTGCTCCAGACCCCGCGCGGGGCGGTGTACTGCGTGTCGCAGCGGGCCGAGCACATCTGGGAGGGCGTGTCGTCGGCGACGACCCGGTCCCGCCCGATCATCAACACCCGCGACGAGCCGCACGGCGACGCCGAGCGGTTCAGAAGGCTGCACGTGATCGTCGGCGACTCGAACATGAGCGAGACGACGATGCTGCTCAAGGTCGGCGCGACCGACCTGGTGCTGCGGATGATCGAGGCGGGCGTGGTGATGCGCGACCTCACGCTGGAGAACCCGATCCGGGCGATCCGGGAGGTCAGCCACGACACGACCGGACGGCGGAAGGTCCGGCTGGCCAACGGCCGCGAGGCCAGCTCGCTGGAGATCCAGGAGGAGTACTTCGGCAAGGCCAAGGACTTCGTCGACCGGCACGGCGGCGACGCCGTGGCGCTGCGCGTCCTGGAACTGTGGGAGCGGACCCTGCGCGCGGTGGGGACCGGCGACCTCGACCTGGTGGCCCGGGAGATCGACTGGGTGACCAAATACCAGCTCATCGAGCGCTACCGCCACAAGTACGACCTGCCGCTGTCCTCGCCGCGTGTGGCGCAGCTCGACCTGACCTACCACGACGTGCACCGCGACCGCGGTCTCTACTACCTGCTGGAGAAGCGCGGCTCGGTCGAGCGCGTGTCGCGGGACCTGGACATCTTCGAGGCCAAGTCGGTGCCGCCGCAGACCACCCGGGCCCGGCTGCGCGGCGAGTTCATCCGCAGGGCGCAGGAGAAGCGGCGCGACTTCACCGTCGACTGGGTCCACCTGAAGCTGAACGACCAGGCCCAGCGCACCGTCCTGTGCAAGGACCCGTTCCGCTCCGTCGACGAACGCGTCGACAAGCTCATCGCCGACATGTGACGCACGGGGCGCAGGGTGCCGGAGCCACACGACGATGTGCCGCCCGAGCGGCGGCGCGGGAGGCCGTGCGGGAGGTGGCGCGGGAGGCCGCGCCGGATGCTGCCAGAGGCGTCATGGGGCGGTTGACCAGGCAGAACGCACGGCGCCCCTGCCGTGCGCCGGTGTTCCCTCACGAGCGCCCGGCGGGCTGGCATATATTTGCTCGACTGCAAAAGAAGAACGCCCGTCACCTGCACGGTTCCGCAGGGCGAAGGAGCTGATCGTATGCCCGCGATGCACGGTCGCGGCGCCGAACGGCTCCTGGACGTCGCGGGCTCCCTGCATCTGCTCCTCGTCGAGGACGACGCCGGAGACGCGTTCCTGTTCGGGGAACTGCTGACCGAGGTGCAGCCCGACGTCCGGATCACCGTCGCGAGCACGCTCGCCGAGGCCCTCGCCGCCTTCCGCCCGGACGTGCAGTGCGTCATCGTCGACCTCACGCTGCCGGACGCCGAGGGCCTGGACGCGCTGCGGCAGGTGCTCGCCCGCGCGCCGGGCACGGCCGTCCTGGTGCTGACCGGCCTCGCCGACGCGCACGTCGGCGTGGAGGCGGTCGCCGCCGGGGCGCAGGACTACCTGGTCAAGCAGGACGTGGACGGCGCGCTCCTCAGCCGCGCCATCAGCTACGCGATCGAGCGCAAGCGCGCCGACGAGTCCGAGCGGCAGCTCGTCGAGGCGCGGGCGGTGAGCCGCGAGAACGCGCGGCTGGAGCGGGGGCTGCTGCCCGTCCCGATCCTCAACGACCGGGGGCTGCGGCACCACACCCGCTACCGGCCCGGACGCGACCGCGCGCTGCTCGGCGGCGACTTCCACGACACCGTGGAGACCGACGACGGCGCCGTCCACGTGGTGATCGGCGACGTCAGCGGGCACGGCGCGGACGAGGCGTCCCTCGGGGTGCGGCTGCGCATGGCGTGGCGCACGCTCGTCCTGGCCGGCCACACCGGGCAGCGGCTGCTGGAGACGCTCGACGCCGTCCTGGAGCACGAGCGCTGGAGCGAGGAGATCTTCACCACCGTCTGCATGATCACGATCTCGCCGGACCGGCGCAGCGCGCGGCTGCACCGGGCGGGCCACCCGCGGCCGCTGCTGTTCGGGCCGACCGGCGTCCAGGCCGTGCCGGACGAGCCGCGCGGGCCCGCGCTCGGGCTGATGCCCGGCATGCGGTGGCCCGCCGCCGACATCGAGCTCGGCGACTCGTGGGGGCTGCTCCTCTACACCGACGGGCTGATCGAGGGGTACGCGGGGGACGGCGGGGAGCGGCTCGACCTCGCCGGGCTGATCGAGATGGCGCAGGCGGCGCACGGCGGCGGACGGCGCGGCGACGCCCTGGTGGACGGCCTGATCGCCGAGGCCGAGCGGCTCAACGGCCAGGCCCTCCCCGACGACCTGGCCGTGCTGCTGCTGAGCCGGGGCGGATCGTGACACCCGGCCCGGAGGAGACGACACCCCGGACGGCGCACGACCCGGCGGGCGACGCGACGCGCGACCCTGCGCGCGACGCGGCGGGCGAGACGGCGGGCGAGACGGCGGGCGACGCGGCGGGCGGCCGGGCGGGCGAGCCCACCGGCGAGGCGGCGCTCACAGAGATCATCGGGCCGCCGGTGGTGATGCCCGCGGCGGGACTGCCCGAGCCGCGCGGGATGAGCCGGCTCCGGCTCGTCCAGATCTACCGGTGGGGGTCGATCATCCTCGGGCTGCTGCTCCTGGTCTCGTTCGCGCAGGCCGGGTCCGCCCTCTACGGCAACAACCAGGCCCGCAACACCCTCATCGACCGGATCGACCCGGCCACGCTGGAGCAGTTCCGGCTGTCCTCGGCGATCGCCGCCCAGGACATGGCGATCCGCGACTACGCCTCCACCGGCCGACCGGCCCACGTCCTGGACTACCGGGCGGCGGTCGCGCAGGAACGCGCCGCCGCGGCGAAGATGCGGCGGCTGCTCTCGGGGGTCGCGCGGGGCGCGACCGTCACCGACATGCTCGACCGCGTCTCCGCCGACGCCGCGGCCTGGCGCACCGGCTTCGCCGACCCGCTCGCCGCGACGCCTGGCGGCCGCGCCATCGAGCGCGCGCGGGACGAGGAGGCCCGCCGCCTGTTCAGCACGATCCGCAACGACATCGCGCCGTTGCAGAGGAGCATCACGACGCTGCACGGCGAGGCCGCGGCGAAGCTGCGCAGCCGCGCGAGCACGGCCCTGTGGTCGGCGGTCGTCGCGCTCGGCCTGGTGGTGCTGGCGGCCCTCGCGCTGACCCTGGTGTTCCGCCGGACCGTCCTCACCCCGATGTCCCTGCTGGGCGGCCAGGTCAGGGCCGTCGCGCTGGGCGACTTCGCGCATCCGCTGGACGTCCGCGGCCCGGCCGAGATCGACGAGCTGGCCGTGATCATCGACGGGATGCGGCGGCGCATCCTGGACGAGTGGCGCGCCACCACCGAGGCCACCCGGCGGCTGGACGCGCAGGCGGGGGAGCTGCGCCGCTCGAACGCCGAGCTGGAGCAGTTCGCGTACGTGGCCAGCCACGACCTCCAGGAGCCGCTGCGCAAGGTCGCGAGCTTCTGCCAGATGATCGAGCGCCGCTACGGCGACCAGCTCGACGAACGCGGACGGCAGTACATCGCGTTCGCCGTGGACGGCGCCAAGCGCATGCAGGCCCTCATCAACGACCTGCTGGGCTTCTCCCGGGTCGGCCGGATCACGCGGACGGAGGACTCGGTCGACCTGAACGCGATCGCCCGGCAGGTGCTCGACGACCTCGGGACGCTGGCCGAGGAGACCGGCGCGGAGGTGGAGGT carries:
- a CDS encoding HAD family hydrolase, whose protein sequence is MRTLVLWDIDHTLINAGGVSAEIYAAVFTRLIGRPPDLVAPMAGRTDLAITADTLRHHGVDPTPRIMESFTGALADAFTARQAEITTRGRVLPGARALLEVLADRPDVVQSVLTGNMRPIAECKLAALDLATLVDFDAGAYGLDGTERPPLVKLAQQRAAHKYGEEFDAAATVLIGDTPHDVRAGHEGGARVVAVATGATSAADLRLSGAEVVLPDLTDTRAALQALLPHT
- a CDS encoding CYTH and CHAD domain-containing protein, whose product is MAVKHVEIEHKYDAVAEFVLPDLDGLPGVASVSEPVTHELHASYFDTRDLRLAAHGITLRRRRGGSDAGWHLKMPLGPDSKQELHAPLGRPRIVPPRLAALVAAYTRGAALDPVATLDTERTVVRLLDEDGGVLAEVADDLVTGRDVRVPDAVAAEAATADAVVLAVAAVTEQWREIEVELGDGTHELLKAVGKRLRRAGAKRAKSSSKLGRLLDGAIVPSEAKAARAATRARLVAATQNGKAPVVTTAETVMAYLAAQVEAVVEYDPKARMGEHDAVHRMRIAVRRIRSTLKSYRTVLDVDGTLGEELKWLAAALGEVRDLEVLRMRFEEKLDGAASAWMEDLARQERAAYRRLNIALKDARYFSLLDRLESLIAEPPLGKAAEKKARKELPVLVTKAWDRMAKQYATIAVAEDPDIARHDTRKAAKRARYAAEVAVPVLGVAARRVAKDAKRIQEVLGEYQDGIIAMEHLQTAGTRPRVAASDAFTLGVLYGKEQCAAEAARDRLDVTWSQTLGPSF
- a CDS encoding NUDIX hydrolase, whose amino-acid sequence is MADTIHAAGAVLWRDGPEVGLIHRPRYDDWSFPKGKVDKGEHVLRAAVREIEEETGLVARLGRRLSTSGYQVGGRDKRVDYWSARPVAEAGFAPNDEVDRLVWLPAGEAGARLTYERDAELLQEFLRGPLRTWPLVILRHAEAGEKRQWREPDELRPLDERGRSEASALAGLLHSYGPARLISSATARCLETVLPYARLLRSPVVTDAAFTLGETGADRAMERALDLVADGTPTVVCTHGEVVSDLVTGLCKEMGETVPDDPGLRKGEFWVAHMDTSAVAALERHGPVRKTARASATR
- a CDS encoding RNA degradosome polyphosphate kinase, which encodes MTVNPGHLPRNDEVLPDDRFLDREESWLRFNQRVLELAEDPALPLLERVRFLSIFSSNLDEFFMVRVAGLARRMATGLAVQSASGRQPREVLERTAGVAHELMLRHAAAFRNEIRPALGKEGIDILRWDELAETEQERLRRLFRDRIYPVLTPLVVDSAHPFPYISGLSLNLAVIVRDPETDATMFARVKVPPLLPRFIEASPDRFTPLEDVIAAHLGQLFVGMEVVEHHAFRVTRNQDLEIDDDISEGLLQALERELLRRRFGPVVRLEVEESISEGVLELLTDELMVDEGQIYRVGGPLDLGGLAAIADLDRPELKYPPFVPSKEALPEDASIFTAIRERDVLVHHPYDSFTTTVQRLIEDAAADKRVLAIKQTLYRTSGDSPIVDALMSAAEAGKQVVVVVELKARFDERANIAWARKLETAGCHVVYGFVGLKTHCKLALIVRQDADGTLRRYCHIGTGNYHPKTARLYEDFGLLTADPEVGEDVSALFNHLTGYSRQSSYHRLLVAPHSLRSGLVQRIDHEIDNHRAGHSARIRIKCNSLVDEIVIDALYRASQAGVPVDVWVRGICALRPGVPGLSDTIRVRSVLGRFLEHSRVFAFENGGEPEVWIGSADLMHRNLDRRVEALVAVRDRAQRRELLTLLDTAMDEGTHAWTLAGDGTWTRGKPPPGETLLDIQSHLVRSRRWRTVDG
- a CDS encoding pentapeptide repeat-containing protein; this translates as MTPHEPTQPPLTTVLWPRCTAVYGCTGRAVAEFGGCPAHLSPGDFDLFAEGIRPGADLDLRGVTVPAWLLDALLDALTGPDGRPHIGRTRFDGAVLPSHAVLHGACVEGDSSFDGACFLGGASFYDARFFGNVSFRGARFGGNVSFHAARFHRHASFEEAVFAGDALFGEAGWHADASFRNAVFIGAACFDRALFGRDAAMQAACFGGAVSFKRVQVTRHAHFERARFRRGLWLGPLVAGGRIGLADACAHAGLRVHATARQVSARGVTVRGAAEFRLRHADLDLERADVGETITVRSLPQPIAGLPEPAWTGPSAIRLRSLREVASGGLHLSDVDLRDCAFLGLRRPDLLRISGDCLFATLPVRRPWWSLSTTPDGGAAQRAPTERAAYMRVGPTRIGLRWRRHGRAVLAEDLARRSGDRTDRGSDRLDALYRELARATAGCGRHALARDFRYNAFEMRRHGEPDQWRRWALHILWLTSGYGLRAGRIMAWIAVLVALVCCGATYLRHGDHQSPVRPPHRQPTASPRRPLPTVIAKPALTGRHVTPPS